From one Lolium rigidum isolate FL_2022 chromosome 4, APGP_CSIRO_Lrig_0.1, whole genome shotgun sequence genomic stretch:
- the LOC124708694 gene encoding heat shock 70 kDa protein 15-like: MSVVGFDLGNESCIVGVARQRGIDVVLNEESKRETPAIVCFGDKQRFIGTAGAANSTMNPKNSVSQIKRLLGRNFADPELQRDLQSFPFRVSEGPDGFPLVHAQYLGEERSFTPTQLLAMVLSNLKTIAEGNLNSAVIDCCIGIPVYFTDLQRRAVLDAATIAGLRPLRLFHETTATALAYGIYKTDLPENDQLNVAFVDVGHASMQVSIVGYKKGQLKMLSHAYDRSLGGRDFDEALFKHFAAKFKEEYKIDVYQNARACIRLRVACEKLKKMLSANPEAPMNIECLMDEKDVRGFIKRDEFEQISAPVLERVKGPLEKALAEAGLTTESVHFVEVVGSGSRVPAIIRIITEFFGKEPRRTMNASECVARGCALQCAILSPTFKVREFQVNEGFPFSIALSWKPDSQNNEPQQTVVFPKGNPIPSVKALTFYRLNTFAVDVLNVETDDLQITEKISTYTIGPFQSSKGEKAKLRVKVRLNIHGIVSLESATMLEEEEVEVPVSATSEVAKDATKMDTDDGTDVNMQDSKVPSAEGADGAQDSEEKSVPMDTDAKSPSKKKVKKTNVPVAELVYGAMGPDELQKAVEKEFEMALQDRVMEETKEKKNAVEAYVYDMRNKLYEKYNDFVTSEDKETLMTKLQEVEDWLYEDGEDETKGVYLAKLEELKKVGGPIELRYKESEERGSALEQLGYCIRSFREAALSNDQKFDHIDIVEKQKVVNECSAAENWLLEKKQEQDALPKHANPAFLVSELKKKAEALDRFCKPIMTKPKPAPKPQTPPPSETPAPEPQTPEQHPDGATEAGDPASEGGAQEQPAAEEMDTDKPDGQT, translated from the exons ATGAGCGTGGTGGGATTTGATCTAGGCAACGAGAGCTGCATTGTGGGGGTGGCACGGCAGCGTGGCATAGACGTGGTTCTCAATGAGGAATCCAAACGGGAGACCCCTGCCATCGTCTGCTTTGGTGACAAGCAGCGCTTCATTGGCACTGCAGGCGCCGCCAACTCTACCATGAACCCCAAGAACTCTGTCTCGCAGATCAAGCGCTTGCTGGGCCGCAACTTTGCCGATCCTGAACTGCAGCGCGATCTGCAGTCCTTCCCTTTCCGTGTCTCGGAGGGCCCTGATGGGTTCCCCCTTGTGCACGCGCAGTATCTGGGGGAGGAGCGCTCGTTTACTCCCACGCAGCTGCTCGCCATGGTGCTGTCTAATTTGAAGACCATTGCTGAGGGTAACCTGAACTCCGCTGTTATCGACTGCTGCATTGGCATCCCAGTCTATTTTACTGACCTGCAGCGTAGGGCTGTTCTCGATGCCGCAACTATTGCTGGTCTCCGGCCGTTGCGCTTGTTCCATGAGACTACTGCTACTGCATTGGCATATGGCATCTACAAGACTGATCTCCCGGAGAATGACCAGTTGAACGTCGCGTTTGTTGATGTCGGGCATGCAAGCATGCAGGTAAGCATTGTCGGGTACAAGAAGGGGCAGCTCAAGATGTTGTCCCATGCATATGACAGGTCTCTTGGCGGAAGAGACTTCGATGAAGCCCTATTTAAGCACTTCGCTGCAAAATTTAAAGAGGAGTACAAGATTGATGTCTACCAGAATGCCCGCGCCTGCATTAGGCTGCGTGTAGCCTGTGAGAAGCTCAAGAAGATGCTGAGCGCCAATCCAGAGGCGCCAATGAATATTGAGTGCTTGATGGATGAGAAGGATGTGCGAGGGTTCATTAAGAGGGATGAGTTTGAACAGATCAGCGCCCCGGTACTGGAGCGTGTGAAAGGGCCATTGGAGAAGGCCTTGGCAGAAGCTGGCTTGACCACGGAAAGTGTGCACTTTGTTGAGGTTGTTGGATCAGGTTCCCGTGTTCCTGCTATAATCAGGATTATCACTGAATTCTTTGGGAAGGAACCACGGAGAACTATGAATGCAAGTGAATGTGTTGCCCGTGGATgtgctcttcagtgtgctatACTTAGTCCCACATTCAAAGTCCGGGAGTTCCAG GTAAATGAAGGTTTTCCCTTTTCAATTGCTTTATCATGGAAACCAGATTCCCAGAACAATGAGCCCCAGCAAACAGTGGTATTCCCAAAGGGGAATCCGATTCCTAGCGTCAAAGCTCTGACCTTCTATAGGTTGAATACATTTGCCGTAGATGTTCTGAATGTTGAGACAGACGATTTGCAAATAACAGAAAAAATTAGCACTTACACG ATCGGCCCTTTTCAATCAAGCAAAGGCGAGAAGGCAAAACTGAGAGTGAAAGTTCGTCTCAACATTCATGGCATTGTCTCTCTTGAATCAGCGACG atgctggaggaggaggaagtggaaGTTCCGGTTTCTGCTACAAGTGAGGTGGCAAAGGATGCTACTAAAATGGACACAGATGATGGAACTGATGTCAATATGCAGGATTCTAAAGTTCCTTCAGCCGAGGGTGCTGATGGGGCGCAAGATTCCGAGGAAAAATCTGTTCCCATGGATACTGATGCCAAG AGTCCATCAAAAAAGAAAGTTAAGAAAACCAATGTCCCAGTCGCGGAATTGGTGTATGGTGCAATGGGGCCTGATGAGTTGCAAAAGGCTGTTGAGAAAGAGTTTGAAATGGCTCTTCAAGACAGAGTGATGGAAGAAACCAAAGAGAAAAAGAATGCTGTGGAGGCTTATGTTTATGACATGCGTAACAAG CTttatgagaagtacaatgactttGTCACGTCAGAGGACAAGGAAACATTGATGACTAAGCTCCAGGAGGTTGAGGACTGGCTGTACGAAGATGGTGAGGATGAGACAAAGGGAGTTTACCTTGCAAAACTGGAAGAACTTAAAAAG GTTGGTGGCCCTATCGAGTTGCGCTACAAAGAATCTGAAGAAAGAGGGTCAGCTCTTGAACAACTGGGGTACTGCATTCGCAGTTTCAGGGAGGCTGCATTGTCCAATGACCAAAAGTTTGATCATATTGACATTGTCGAGAAACAAAAG GTTGTTAATGAGTGCTCGGCAGCGGAGAATTGGCTACTTGAGAAGAAGCAGGAACAAGATGCTCTGCCAAAGCATGCTAATCCTGCCTTCCTTGTTTCTGAGCTTAAGAAGAAGGCCGAAGCACTTGACAG ATTCTGCAAACCGATCATGACAAAACCAAAGCCAGCGCCCAAGCCCCAGACCCCTCCTCCGTCAGAAACCCCAGCACCGGAACCTCAAACGCCGGAGCAGCACCCAGACGGTGCCACCGAAGCCGGTGACCCTGCAAGTGAGGGAGGTGCTCAGGAGCAGCCCGCAGCCGAGGAAATGGACACCGACAAACCTGATGGACAAACCTGA